Part of the Rhodospirillaceae bacterium genome, CATCGAGGCGGTGTCCGGCGCGATCCGGAGTCTCGCGCCCGGAGTTCCGCTGGTGGTCGATCCGGTGATGGTCGCGAAGGGCGGCGCGCCCTTGCTGGCGTCCGGGGCCGTCGACATCCTGCGCGACACGCTGCTGCCCATGGCGACGATCATCACGCCGAACCTGCCCGAGGCCGGCGTCCTGCTGGACCGCGACCCGCCCGATATGGACGGAATGGCGGACGCCGCCGCTGCCCTGCTTGCGCTCGGGCCGGGGGCCGTCCTGCTCAAGGGCGGCCACCTCGAGAGCGACGACATCGTCGACCTGCTGGCAGCCGGCGAGGCGGCGCCGGTGCGTTGGACCGAGAAAAAGATCGACACGCCGCACACCCACGGCACGGGCTGCACCCTGGCTTCGGCCGTCGCAGCCGGGCTGGCGCAGGGCCTGGCCCTGGAGGCGGCAGTATCCCGGGCGCGGGATTATGTGCGCGGCGCGAT contains:
- the thiD gene encoding bifunctional hydroxymethylpyrimidine kinase/phosphomethylpyrimidine kinase → MNGRVLIVAGSDSGGGAGIQADIKTVTVLGGFAMTAVTALTAQNSLGVHGVVGVEPKFIRQQIEVVIGDLGVDAIKTGMLHSSPVIEAVSGAIRSLAPGVPLVVDPVMVAKGGAPLLASGAVDILRDTLLPMATIITPNLPEAGVLLDRDPPDMDGMADAAAALLALGPGAVLLKGGHLESDDIVDLLAAGEAAPVRWTEKKIDTPHTHGTGCTLASAVAAGLAQGLALEAAVSRARDYVRGAILTAPGYGAGHGPLNHAHPIEPG